One Maribacter cobaltidurans genomic window carries:
- a CDS encoding cupin domain-containing protein, whose amino-acid sequence MKSTFKFLIAVICFTAFSTISVHGQTTDEQKLLYKTGNPADWPKDQDAVVSAPNNHKILLENDKVRVLEVTLAPKELEPVHHHQWPSVLYIMEAGDFIDRDGEGNVIMDTRQIPEPLVFPMTMYKEPEAPHSVENLSDTKTIRLIRVEMKQ is encoded by the coding sequence ATGAAATCAACATTTAAATTTTTAATTGCTGTGATTTGCTTTACAGCCTTTTCGACTATTTCTGTTCACGGACAAACAACCGATGAACAAAAGCTTTTGTACAAAACTGGAAATCCAGCGGATTGGCCTAAAGATCAAGATGCAGTTGTGTCTGCACCAAATAACCATAAAATTTTATTGGAAAATGACAAAGTAAGAGTTTTGGAAGTAACTCTTGCGCCAAAAGAATTAGAACCTGTCCATCATCATCAGTGGCCAAGTGTACTTTACATAATGGAAGCAGGAGATTTCATTGACCGTGATGGAGAAGGGAATGTAATTATGGATACTCGTCAAATACCTGAACCTCTTGTTTTTCCAATGACAATGTACAAAGAGCCCGAAGCACCTCATTCAGTAGAGAATCTAAGCGACACAAAAACAATTAGACTCATTAGAGTTGAAATGAAACAATAG
- a CDS encoding nuclear transport factor 2 family protein encodes MKNTTIIDNIYKAFSNGDVPVVLDLLDEKVVWNEAEGNAFADGNPYIGPNAVLNGVFARLGTENEYFNLKDIELHDMYNDKVLATLRYDAKRKDNGAVYDAQVAHFWKLKNGKVVSFQQYADTKKLADAMNN; translated from the coding sequence ATGAAAAATACAACTATAATTGACAATATTTATAAGGCTTTCTCTAATGGGGATGTTCCTGTGGTGCTGGATTTATTAGATGAAAAAGTGGTGTGGAACGAAGCAGAGGGTAACGCATTTGCAGATGGTAATCCTTACATAGGTCCTAATGCCGTATTAAATGGTGTTTTTGCCCGATTAGGAACTGAAAATGAATATTTTAACCTAAAGGACATCGAACTACATGATATGTATAATGATAAAGTACTCGCAACTTTACGTTATGATGCCAAAAGGAAAGATAATGGTGCGGTGTATGATGCCCAGGTTGCCCATTTTTGGAAATTGAAAAATGGAAAAGTTGTATCCTTTCAACAATATGCAGATACCAAAAAATTGGCGGATGCCATGAACAATTAA
- a CDS encoding Type 1 glutamine amidotransferase-like domain-containing protein — protein MKRQLLVYGSGRHTVQFLKYMAEATGKKKPNLCFIPTASGEDPTYIDAFYEVCSQINVVPHVMSVWINSYDQKESFEEIISKMDAIVVGGGNTLNMLSIWKAQGIDVALKKAYKNGVVMGGGSAGSLCWFNGGTTDSRPKELSIVEGMSFIDKSHCPHYNSEASRRPLYHNNILSGKLTDGYACDDRSAIHFINEKVYTSVSLDGQNHSYYVAMNNDGTINEQILTSTIIT, from the coding sequence ATGAAAAGACAACTTTTAGTGTATGGCAGTGGGAGACACACTGTTCAGTTTTTAAAATATATGGCAGAGGCAACAGGCAAGAAAAAGCCCAACCTCTGCTTTATACCTACCGCAAGCGGTGAAGACCCAACATACATCGATGCCTTTTACGAAGTCTGTTCGCAAATCAACGTGGTACCACATGTCATGAGCGTTTGGATCAACTCTTATGACCAAAAAGAATCTTTTGAAGAGATTATTTCAAAAATGGATGCGATTGTCGTTGGTGGTGGTAATACCCTAAATATGCTTTCCATTTGGAAAGCCCAAGGTATTGATGTTGCTTTGAAAAAGGCTTACAAAAACGGAGTTGTCATGGGCGGTGGTAGCGCAGGTTCCCTCTGTTGGTTCAATGGAGGCACCACCGATTCTAGACCCAAAGAATTAAGCATTGTTGAAGGAATGTCGTTTATTGACAAAAGTCACTGTCCGCATTATAATTCGGAAGCTTCCCGACGTCCCTTGTACCATAACAATATACTTTCCGGAAAATTGACCGATGGTTATGCATGTGATGATCGGTCAGCCATTCACTTTATTAATGAAAAAGTATACACCTCTGTTTCATTGGACGGTCAAAATCATTCTTACTATGTAGCTATGAATAATGATGGTACAATCAATGAACAAATTTTAACGAGCACTATTATAACCTAA